A single Drosophila miranda strain MSH22 chromosome XR, D.miranda_PacBio2.1, whole genome shotgun sequence DNA region contains:
- the LOC117186651 gene encoding uncharacterized protein LOC117186651, which yields MKILQLNIQSLSHNNNKQLLSMFLDKNAIDIAILSEIWVLNNADCSILDYNFFCRPREDDYGGVGIYVRKNIQFSILKIENDLEILGIKTLNLKSNFNIFSIYAPPSTTVSQFKSGTKKFFEFAASLDIPSIVGGDFNARSSIWGSPICDRKGRSIENSTREAGFICLNDEMELLTGKSSKQKLRTATTSQFYYQCKA from the exons ATGAAGATTCTTCAGCTAAATATTCAAAGTCTgtcacacaacaacaacaaacagctccTTTCAATGTTCCTAGACAAGAACGCAATAGATATTGCCATCCTCTCAGAGATTTGGGTGTTGAACAACGCGGACTGCAGCATTTTAGACTATAACTTTTTCTGCAGGCCCAGAGAGGACGACTACGGCGGGGTTGGCATCTACGTCAGGAAAAACATTCAATtcagcattttaaaaatagagaacgacttggaaattttaggaataaaaacattaaacctcaagagcaatttcaatatttttagcaTATATGCACCGCCATCAACAACAGTTTCACAGTTTAAATCGGgcacaaaaaagtttttcgaATTCGCGGCTTCGCTTGACATACCCTCAATAGTGggcggggacttcaacgctagGTCTTCTATCTGGGGAAGTCCGATCTGTGATCGCAAGGGTCGCAGCATTGAGAATTCCACCCGGGAGGCCGGATTTATCTGCCTAAACGACG AAATGGAACTATTAACTGGCAAGtcctcaaaacaaaaattacgaACAGCAACCACTTCCCAATTTTATTATCAGTGCAAGGCCTAA